TGTATCGAGAAAGCTGGTTATGCCCCACGCCATTTTGTATCTCGTGCTACTGGTCATCCTCTGGTAGCGGGTTTTGAAGCGCGTGATTTCAGTCTTTGGCACGACAGTAGTTTGGATATGATTAGCCCATTGGCTGAGACACTGATGCTCGCTGAAGGTTGGGAAGCTGTCTTGAAAACCGATCAGTGTGACTGGGGTCGGAAGCCCGAGCCAGCCTTTATTTGTGCGGAAAAACGCTATGGGAAAGGATGTATCCGTGTATGTCAATTGCGCCTTAAGGGATCACTGGTGACAAACCCGGTCGCTAGACTGTTCGCTATGCGGCTTATTGGAAATAGTGATTCTATAGCTCATGCATAGTTACTTCTCGGCCATTCTCTATCGGATTGTCTTGTTATGCATATCATAGACTGGCTTATTGTCCTTATGCCCGTTTCGCTAGTTTTATTTCTAGCTGTTTACAGTCGGAAATACGTACGCGGGGTGGTGGACTTTTTGGCGGCGGGTCGCGTGGCCGGACGTTACGTGATCTCAGCCGGGGACCTGACTGCTGGGCTGAGTGTGATCACGCTGGTGGCGTTAGTTGAATCCAAATATCAGGTCGGCTATGCGTTAACGTTCTGGGAGTACCTGACGGTGCCGGTGGGTGTGATCATGGGACTGACCGGATACTGCGTATACCGCTTCCGCGAGACACGCTCGCTCTCCATCGGACAGTTTCTGGAGATGCGCTATTGCCGCTCGTTCCGTATCGTGGCGGCGACCATCCGCACGGTCGCTGAGATGGTGACCAACGCCATCGGTCCGGCGGTGGCGGCCAACTTCTTCATCTACTTTCTGGGGTTGCCGCACCGGGTGATGCTTTTCGGGGTCAACCTGCCGACCTTCGGGCTGGTTGTGGCTTTATCGCTGTGTCTTTGTATGGTGGTGATCTGGCCGGGCGGACGCATCTCGTTGCTTATCTCCGACGCCTTTCAGGGGCTGATGAGCTACCCGATTTTTGTCATTATAGCCGGATACATCTTTTTGCACTTTGGCTGGAGCGACACGATCGGGCCGGTCATGATGGACCGGGTAGACGGTGAGAGCTTCATCAACCCCTTCGACATCGAAAAGCTGCGCGACTTCAATATTTTCGCGCTGTTTGTGACGATTCTGGGCAGCGTTCTGAACCGCGCCAGCTGGATCGGCAACGACACCAGCGGCAGTGGCCGGACCCCTCATGAGCAAAAAATGGCGGGCATCCTGGGAACGTGGCGGGTGCTCTACGCGCAGCTCATGATGCTGCTGGTGGCTGTGATGCTGATTGCGCTGATGACGCACCGCAAGTACGCGGAGCAGACGCACGAGATCCGTCAGGAGCTGACGGCAAAGGTTGCGCAGGAGGCCGTGTCGGACCCGATCTTGCGCGAGCAGCTCAACTCCAGCCTGGCACAAATTCCGATCCAGGGCCACGAGATCGGCGAGGATGCGCCGCTCTCGCGTGAGGACAACATCGACACCCCGTACATCGAGACCGCTCGTCAAACGCTGACCGGCACCCCGGAGGGCAACCTCGAGTTCCAAAAATTCCGCACTCTTTACCAACAGATGATGCTGCCGGTGGCCCTGAAAAACATCCTGCCGGTCGGGCTGATGGGCTTGTTCTGCCTGCTGATGATCATGCTGCTGATCTCGACCGACGACTCGCGCGTGTTCAACGCCTCCTCGACCATCGTGCAGGACATCATCATGCCGTTCCGCAAGACGTCCTTCGCGCCCAGGCAGCACCTGCGTGTGCTGCGTTTTACGTCGCTGGGGGTCTGCGTGTTTTTCTTTTTTGTATCCATTTTTTTCGTACAGCTGGACTACATCCAGATGTTCCTGGTCATCATGACCGGGCTGTGGCTGGGCGGGGCCGGGCCGATCATGATCTTCGGGCTCTACAGCCGCTTCGGTAATTCTGTGGGCGCCTTTGGGGCGCTGATCTTTGGCTCCGGGTTTTCGCTGGCCGGGCTCATCCTCCAGCGCAACTGGGCCGAGACGGTCTACCCCTGGCTTGTCTCGCAAGGCTGGGCCGTGCCGGTCGGGCATTTTCTGGAAACGGTTTCGCACCCGTTCAGCCCCTACATCGCCTGGCAGATGGACCCGGTGAAGTTCCCCATCAACTCCTACGAGCTGTACTTTATGGCCATGATCAGCGGGATCGCCGCCTACGTCATCGGCTCGGCCCTGACACAAAAGAAGCCCTACAACCTCGACCGTCTGCTGCACCGAGGCGTCTACGATGTGGCCGGCGAGTACAAGCCCCCTTTCAAGTGGAGCCTGCACAGTGCCCTTCAGAAACTGATCGGCATTACGCCGGAGTATACCTTGGGCGACAAAATCATCGCCTGGTCGGTCTTCGGCTACGCGATTGTTTACAAGTTCGGGCTGTGCTTCGGGGCCGTGCTGGTCTGGAATCTCATCTCCCCCTGGCCGACGCAGTGGTGGAGTACGTACTTCCTCATCACGAGCCTCTGGGTCACCGCCGTGCTTGGGGTTATTTCCACCGTGTGGTTCCTCATCGGCGGCGTCATCGACATCCGTAAACTCTTCCGCGACCTCGCCGCCCGCATTGATGATCCCCTCGACAACGGCATGGTCGAGGGTCACGTTTCCCTCGCCGACAAAGCCGCCTTCGAGGCAAAAGGGGCACCCGTGGACGACAATGATGAGCAGTAGTGGTAGGTCCCCTCTTTTTCGGTTTTATCCGGTCCAGTGGTGCCGAATAGCGGCTTTTCCCTTTATTCATGGGCGTTCAGGGGCGATTGGATACTTCCCGCAATGTCAACCATGGTTGACACCCAACCCTCCGCATTGGTCGGATTACGGACTTTTTAGGGTGTTTTTTCATGGACCACGGGAAATAACCAAATAGAGATAAGGGAGTTTTCGTATCTTTATGACCCCCTGATAGCGATGAATAGCACGCGCAGTGATATCCCCGAGACGACCCGTACGACGGTCGATATCCTGCTTGGCCCGGATAATCCCAGACGTCAGGCCCGTGTTGCTGAAATCGCCGCGATCTATCAGCCGGTTTTAAGAGGGGTTGCCGCCAGCTTTTTGCTCAAGCATGCGGGCAATGGCGATGGCTTATCAGAGGTGGAGGACCTTGCTGGCAATGAAGTCCTGTTGATGCTGGACCCCGGGCGGGACTATTTCTCGACGTATGACCCGATACGTGGACGGCTGAGGCATTGGATCAAGAGCAGGATCCGCCGTCATGTGCTCGACCACTGGCGTAAGCGCAGGAAGCTGGTGGCGTCCGAACTGGACGAGGAGCACATGCACTCGGAGTCGCAAATCGTCCAGTGCATCGATGAGCTTGAGGTGAACGAAGTCTTTCGTTTGGCCATGCGTCTGACCGCCGAGCACTATGCCGAGCTGGGTCAGTCCGAGCGCTATGAGGCCTATAAGGAACTGAAGTCCGGACAGGAGCGTTCGTCCGGCGTGCAGGCGATGGGCGAGTGGGAGATGCGCACCATCAAGAGCGAGGTGGCCTCCTACATCCGTCAGCAGGCTCTCTGGCGGGCAGCCTTGACGGTGTCCGACAACCCGGAGGATGTGTACGAGCTGGCCGGGGCAGTCTGGGACCGGGCCAAGAACAAGAAAACCCTCGATCTGGATTTTTAAGGGTGTCATGGATTTTTCCGACGACGAGTTGAAGGGCCTGATCGCAGGAGACGGCGGTGCTTTTGACCCCGGAGAGATTATCGGCAATAACTTCGAGGTCCTGGAGTTTATCAAGGAGGGAGCGGACGCGGAGGTGTACCGCGTCAGGAACCTGACAGACGGGCAGGAGTATGCGGCCAAGGTGCCGAAGGATGCGAATGCCTATGGGCAGTTCGAGCACGAGATCGAGTTGTATAATATTTTGAGTCGTCGGCATCGTTCGGAGCACTTGGTGCGGGTGCACCCCTCGATCGACCACCATGGCTGCCCGGTCTTCATTATGGAGTATTTGCACGGTCATACCTTGGCCGAGCGTATTCAGTCCGGGAAGGCGCTTCGCCCGCGGGAGATCGTCAAGATCATCAAAGATATCCTCAGTGGGCTGTCCGAGCTGCACCGCTCAGGGATTATCCACTGCGACGTCAACCCGAACAATGTCATGATCACGCAGCACGGGGCCGTGTTGTTCGATCTGAGCGCGGGCGTCCTAAGCGAGAAGGTCGGTGGGCGTACGCCCAGACGCGGGACCAAGGGCTACATGCCGCCGGATGAATACCTTTCCTATGCCTGGGATGTTTATTCGGTCGGCGTGATTTACTATCAGCTGATGCTCGGAGATTACCCGGCCTGGACGCGACCGGTCGGTGTGCAGGACGAGACGACCAAATCGCTGACGATACCAGAGAAGTTCGGGCGCTACCTGGGGGCGCGTCCGATCGTGGAAAAGGCCCTGCAGCTGGACCCGGATAAGCGCTACCGCAATGCCACGCAGATGCTCGCTCAAATGCGCAACCCGGTCCACAGCCAGCGTTTGTTTGAGGGGATGAATATTTTTAAACGCCGCCACCCACTGTCGTTCTGTGTATTGGGCTTCGTGCTTGTGATCGTTGTGCTGGCTGGTGTTGGGGGCTATCTTTGGTCTACTGGACGAGCCGAGAAACTCAGGGATACCTACTCGCTGAACCTGACCCATCAGGACCATGCCCTCGGATGGTGCTTTCTGTCGAGTGAGGCCTGGGACCTGCACAAGCAGATACAGACGCAACAAAGCGCAATGGATTCACAAGACGGGGCCATCGTAGCAATCGACGAGGTGTTGCTGCGTCTGAAGGATGATGGCAGTAAGCAGTATACGCTCACGCTTGAGTTTTCTTCGTTAGCCAGTGGCAGGTCAGAGGCGGTGGAATTTCCGTTGGAGTGGTCGGAGGTCCAGGGCGGCTACTGCCTGGACCTGAAAGATGCCAGAGTGGTTAAGGGGATCACCCCGAAAACCCGCGTGCTTATCAAATTGAAACGTCACCGGCGTTTGTGGTTGGATAAGGAGTACGCGGCCCCTGAGCGGGCTTTCCAGAGACTTCAGCCTACCCCGAATGGGTGGGTGAGCTGGGAGGACGATGGTACGTCCTTCAGCCTGAGAGTTGGCGGCAGCTACCTGTCCGCGAACTGAGTTTTGCCCCCGGATCGAGATCGATCGGAGAGGGTATTGCTGTGTTTAGGCCTGTGTCCATGCTGGATTTGCGGGGCCGTGCTGTCTTTGCATTTTGAATGCGGGGTAGGGGGATGAGCCTGCCCTAAAAACTTTTTTTCAAAAAAATCCCTCAGGGTGCGGGTGCTCATGCGTAACGGGTATGAAGGGTCGAAACAACTTCGGCCTAAAACTCAAAAATATAAGAAAAACCATGAGTAAAGAAACTCATCCGACCTGGTGCGACAGCACCGCGAATCCCATGATGGGCGGCAAACACAGTGAACTGTTTGCTCCCGCCGACACGATCCTCGATAGCATCGACAAGGTCGTTCATGCCCAGTGTGGCGACTGGACGGAAGGCCAGGCCCGCGAGCTCTACGCAGAGCTGATTAACGAAGCCTACGATGCGATCGAAGCGCCCAGCGAGCATCACAGCAAAGCACTCACCACCACGAACCTCTACCACCTTCGCAAGAAATTTATCGCGAAGGTGAAAGCCGATTACGGGAAGCATTCTTCCGCTGCTGCCCATCGGGCAATTGAGGAGCGGATCACTAGCCATGCTGCCATGCAGCATTTCAAGAAGGGCTACAGCCTGGTAAATCCGGAACGTAAGCCGAAGAAGGGATATGCTCCCACCTTTGAGAGCGTGACCAAATTCAATGGCAGGGGCCGTAAGGCTGCTGCCCTGTCAGACCTGCTTGGCTGTCGCTCGGCAAATGAAGCATGGAAAGTACCGCTCGCCCGCATCATCTGCATCGGTGACCTCGGAGATGCCTTCAGCGATGAGGCGAATTTCGAGTTTCTCGAAGCAGAAATGAAGCAGGCAATCCGTAGTGAAGCAGGCCAGAAACACCTCTGGGTCTGGTCAACCATGTGCCCCGATGTGATGGGCAAGTTCGCTGAACGCATTGGCGGTTTTTTTACCAATGTCTGTGTGATGACGACGCTCACCCGTGTCGACGAAGTCAATCTGAAGCGCTTGGATGATCTCAAGGCCGTCAACGCAGCCATGCGGGCACTATGCCTCATGCCCGCAGCCGAGATTGAGATGGATAAGCTGAATCTCGATAGCATCGACTGGGTCATCCTCGAAGGGGAAAGCAAGCACGGCAAATATCCTCGTGCCTTGACGGTTGAGTGGGTGGAAAAGCTGCGTGCGCACTGTCAGGAGCAGGGCGTGGCTTTCTACCTGCAGCAACTGGGCGGCAATCCATCACAAAACGGCATGACGCTCGGGCTGAAGGACGGGGACGGTGCGGACTGGGACGAATGGTCCTCCACGCTACGTGTGCGCGAATTCCCGCAGGCCTTCCATGAGTTCCGAAAAGAGGAGTTGGATAGTCCGGGCACGGAGTATCCCGACCGGAGTAAGGGGCGTCCGAATACGTCCACCTTGCCCGCTCTGCCTATGGATAAGCTCAATGAAGCCGAGCGCGAGGAGCTGGAGCAGTGCGAGGAATGTATTCAGCGTGGAAAGCATGTATTCGAGAAAGTCGGCTATGCGCTGCTGAAGATCAAGAACGACCGACTCTACCGCGAAAAATACAAAAGCTTCCAGGAGTACTGCGAACTGAAGCATGGGTTCTCGCGTCAATACGGTTACTTGGTAGCCAATGCCGTTGCAGCAAAGGAAATTATCTCTCCGAAGCTTGCCGCGCGTGGTCTGCCGTTAATCGAAACGGAGCGAGGCTTGAGGCTCTTCGGTGGCCTCAAAGGCAGTGCCTATGATGAGGTGATCGATATCGTTGCGGAGGAAATCGGTGAGGAAAAGGCATCCATTCCTTACCCGATTATCGAAAAGGCGGTCAAAACCATCAAGCAGAAGTCCAAGAAGCCGAAGGGGCCTGAACTCGATGATTCTATGGAGGACAAGGCACCGGTGAACGATGCTGTGATGCTCGGTACCGATCTGATGATCGATGAGGATGACACGCCACCGATAAGGCTGAGCAAGCCGATATTCCGGGGATTTCTCCCTCAATCGACCAGCGATAAGTGTACTTCGTCAGGCGAGGGACTCGCTGCCAAACTGCGGCGAGCTGTATCAATGGCAGAAAAAGGTGATCTGACTCAGGTCTACGAGGTTTTGGAAGCGATCCTGAAAGAAAAGGAAGTCAGGTCCTGAACGATAACTCACAATGGCCCGTCAGGCGTGGAAATATGCCTGGCGGGCAACCTTTAACAAAAAAAACATGAACTACACATCACCTTATTCCTACAACTTCAAGGAGTTGATCCGTCAGCGAAAACGATATGCCAAGGCTCTGGTTTCATTATGTGCAACGCTTCCTGGACCGAACAAGGGGTTATACACACTGATCATTCGGGACCTGATTTATCACTTTGACCGTACCGCAGCAGGCTATTGCCGATCCTCTATCAAGCATGACGGTAGACTCTGGAATGCGGATAACTACGAGGTCCTGACGAAGCGGTATAATAGGAAACTCAAAAAGCCTGTCAGCGTAAAGACCGTGAAGCGGTACCATGCTGACATGAAGAAAAATGGGCTGCTCTATACCTCTCGCTACATTTTTCGTGGCAAGAATACCCTGCATCGAAGCATTAATATCCCGGTTATGGAGGAGGT
This genomic interval from Ruficoccus sp. ZRK36 contains the following:
- a CDS encoding serine/threonine-protein kinase, with protein sequence MDFSDDELKGLIAGDGGAFDPGEIIGNNFEVLEFIKEGADAEVYRVRNLTDGQEYAAKVPKDANAYGQFEHEIELYNILSRRHRSEHLVRVHPSIDHHGCPVFIMEYLHGHTLAERIQSGKALRPREIVKIIKDILSGLSELHRSGIIHCDVNPNNVMITQHGAVLFDLSAGVLSEKVGGRTPRRGTKGYMPPDEYLSYAWDVYSVGVIYYQLMLGDYPAWTRPVGVQDETTKSLTIPEKFGRYLGARPIVEKALQLDPDKRYRNATQMLAQMRNPVHSQRLFEGMNIFKRRHPLSFCVLGFVLVIVVLAGVGGYLWSTGRAEKLRDTYSLNLTHQDHALGWCFLSSEAWDLHKQIQTQQSAMDSQDGAIVAIDEVLLRLKDDGSKQYTLTLEFSSLASGRSEAVEFPLEWSEVQGGYCLDLKDARVVKGITPKTRVLIKLKRHRRLWLDKEYAAPERAFQRLQPTPNGWVSWEDDGTSFSLRVGGSYLSAN
- a CDS encoding DUF5131 family protein, coding for MKGRNNFGLKLKNIRKTMSKETHPTWCDSTANPMMGGKHSELFAPADTILDSIDKVVHAQCGDWTEGQARELYAELINEAYDAIEAPSEHHSKALTTTNLYHLRKKFIAKVKADYGKHSSAAAHRAIEERITSHAAMQHFKKGYSLVNPERKPKKGYAPTFESVTKFNGRGRKAAALSDLLGCRSANEAWKVPLARIICIGDLGDAFSDEANFEFLEAEMKQAIRSEAGQKHLWVWSTMCPDVMGKFAERIGGFFTNVCVMTTLTRVDEVNLKRLDDLKAVNAAMRALCLMPAAEIEMDKLNLDSIDWVILEGESKHGKYPRALTVEWVEKLRAHCQEQGVAFYLQQLGGNPSQNGMTLGLKDGDGADWDEWSSTLRVREFPQAFHEFRKEELDSPGTEYPDRSKGRPNTSTLPALPMDKLNEAEREELEQCEECIQRGKHVFEKVGYALLKIKNDRLYREKYKSFQEYCELKHGFSRQYGYLVANAVAAKEIISPKLAARGLPLIETERGLRLFGGLKGSAYDEVIDIVAEEIGEEKASIPYPIIEKAVKTIKQKSKKPKGPELDDSMEDKAPVNDAVMLGTDLMIDEDDTPPIRLSKPIFRGFLPQSTSDKCTSSGEGLAAKLRRAVSMAEKGDLTQVYEVLEAILKEKEVRS